The Fluviispira sanaruensis sequence GCTCATCCTTGCCAAGCAATTTACATCCGCTTTGGGAACTTGCGCGCAATGTTTGGTGGTCATGGAATAGCAACGCAATAAACTTATTTAGACGGATCAATCCCCAAGAATATGAAGCCAGCGGCCCTTGCCCACTCAAGCTTTTAAATACACTCCCCTCCTCCACATGGGACAGTCTCAAAGAAGATGATGGATTTTTAGAACACCTCAGTGAGGTGTATAAAGAGTTTTTAGATTATCTTGAAACAGGAACCAATAAAGTAACAGATTATAAAAATTCAAATACCATTGCTTATTTTTCAATGGAGTTTGGTTTACATGAAAGCATACCCCTTTATTCAGGAGGTCTCGGTGTTCTCTCTGGTGATCATTTAAAAACAGCAAGCGATTTATCTTTGCCTTTGGTCGGAGTTGGTTTATTTTATTCCGAAGGTTATTTTCGCCAGATATTAAATAAAGATGGATGGCAAATAGAAAATTATGATGTAAATGATCCATTTTATTTACCTATGCAACTTATGGTTGAATCTTCGAATAAGCCGATTTTAGTTGATGTAGAAATTGCTGGTACAAAAATATATTTTCAAATCTGGAAATTAAATGTCGGCAAAATTCCACTTTATTTAATGGATACAAATGTTCCAGAAAACTCTGGGGAAAATCGGCTTATAACTTCTCGCTTATATGCAGGTGGACAAGAGTTACGTATTCAACAAGAAATTATTTTAGGTGTCGGTGGAACGCGTGCATTGCAAAAAATTCAAATACAACCTTCGGTCTATCATTTAAATGAAGGTCACTCCGCTTTTTTAACATTGGAAAGAATATCTCAATTGATAAAAAAAGGTCTTGATTGGCAAGAAGCACTGATCGCTATTAAAGGAACACAAATCTTTACAGTGCACACGCCAGTACCAGCAGGAAACGATGTATTCCCTGCACAAATGCTCGCACATTATTTAGGAGATCTCTATAAAAATTATGGTATCCCAGACAATGAGTTTTTTAATTTAGGCCGCCCTCCCGACAATCATGCCGAATTTTCCATGCCCGTTTTCGCCTTGCGCACGAGTGGACATCGAAATGGAGTGAGTCAGCTGCATAAAAGAGTTTCCAAAAAAATATGGAAACCTCTTTGGCCCGATCTGCTCGACTCAGAAGTCCCGATCAATGGAATTACCAATGGAATTCACACACGCACATGGTTGTGCAATGAATTGGTCGAACTATTTGACTTTTATTTAGGCAAAGGCTGGGATGCGAAATTAAACGATCTTGCCATCTGGAAAAGGATTGAAAATATCCCAAATACTGAAATTTGGAATATTCATATGACTCGTAAAAGCCGATTATTGTCCTCCATACCAAAATCATATTTATCACCAGAATATTTAACAATTGGCTTTGCCCGTCGCTTTGCGAGTTATAAAAGAGGAAACCTTATTTTTCGTGACATAGAGCGCCTTAAAAAACTCATGCAAAATAAGGAACGCCCTATTCAACTGATTATTTCAGGTAAATCTCATCCTGCAGATCATTTAGGGAAAGAAATCATACAATCCGTGGTCAAATTTATCCAAAATGAAAACTTGAATTCGAATATCGTCTTTTTAGAAAATTATGATATGCAGATTGCGCATAAATTAGTGCGAGGAATAGATGTGTGGTTAAATACTCCCATTCGTCCCCTGGAGGCATCGGCAACCAGTGGGATGAAAGTTGCCATAAATGGAGGATTAAATTTTTCCATCCTCGATGGTTGGTGGGATGAAGCCTACCATGAAGATCTGGGCTGGTGCATTGGTACTAGAGAAATGCTTGCCAATGAAAGTTTAAGAGATGAACGGGATGCACAAAGTTTATATGATACCTTAGAGTTTGCGATTGTTCCTCTTTATTATAGTTCTAAAGTACCAAATGAGTGGATTGAGAAAATGAAAAAATCAATTGCAACACTCACACCACGTTTTAGCGCAAATAGAATGTTAATGGATTATACGAACCAGTCCTATTTACCAGCAGCAAAATTTTATGAAAAATGGTCTATGCACTCTACAGAGCAAATAGATGCATTAAAAAGACATATAAATAATGTAAAAGAATTAAAAGAACAATGGCTACAAGTTGAAGTAACACGCGTGGAGTTAAAACCTTCAGACACTGTAAATGTAGGCGAGACTGTTACGTTACAAGTAGAAATTTATTCACCCTTCCCCGAAAATTGGCTTGAAGTCAATCTTGTTTTTGCAAAATCAGACAATAATAAATCAGAAATTATCAATAAAGATATTGTTATTCCATGTGTAGAAAAAGATTCTGGTAAAAAATTTATTTACGTCACACTCCTCGAAACCACCAATCCAGAGATCCGTACATATAATATCCGAGTGTGTCCAAATCCAATTCTTTTTCCAGAACATCTTGATTTAAATTTAGTAGCACGCTAACAATATTTTGAATGCTTAATGATGAATTTTTTGAATTGAGAACGGTGGAATTATGAAGATACTAATGTTAGGATGGGAGTATCCTCCAATGATTTCTGGTGGCTTAGCAACAGCTACCGAAGGTCTGATAAATGGGCTTATTGCTTTGGGTCATAAAGTAACACTTGTTTTACCTTATTTTCCCCATACCGTAAAAATCAAAGGGCTCAAAATAGTTAGTCCAGAAAATCCATATATCCTTGACGAAGAAATTGATGATAATATTCATAATAAAAAAACTGTTTACAATCAAAAGCAGAGAAGTGTTTTCGATATAATTTCACAAACCTACCAAGATATTGAGCTTATAATTCAAAATATTTCAAACAAAAATAATAACTCTCACTATAACTATGCATTAAATGACTTTGATTTATCACAAAAAGATAAAGAAAATTTAGAAAAAGACTTAAAAAATTATCATCACTTACTAACTGAAAATTTAAAAAGCAACGAAATAAAACTAAAAATAAAACCTTTTACTTTTTCTATCAGCAATGAAATAAATGAAAAAATATATGCACTCGGTTTGCTTGCTTTAGATATTTTGGCAAAAGATCCTGATTATAATATTATTCATGCACATGATTGGATGAGTTTCACGGCTATCGAAATGCTCAATTCTAAATATGATATCCCTGTAGTCGCACATATTCATTCCACGGAAATCGATCGATCAGGAGATATTCACAATAACCGCCGAATACTTGCAATAGAAAAAAAAGGCCTAGAAAATGCTGATATGATTATTGCGGTTTCAAATTACACCAAGAATGTGATCATCGAAAAGTTTGGGATCGTGCACAAGAAAATAAAAGTTGTATACAATGCTAATAATGATCAGCATATAACTCTAATAAAAAAGACTGAAAAAAACCTAGAAAACAAAACAAGCAAACAGACAGTTACTTTTGTTGGTCGAATCACTTTTCAAAAAGGCCCTTCTTATTTTGTTTTTGCTGCACAAAAAGTTCTTAAGATAAATCCAAACGTCATATTTAAAGTCGTAGGTACGGGCGACCTACTCCCCTCAATGAAGCAACTGATTTGGGAGCTTGGCATAGATAAAAATTTTATCTTTGCGGGTTTTCTAAATGCAGAGGGTGTGCAAAATGTATTAAATGACTCAAGTTTATTTGTGATGCCAAGCGTTTCTGAACCTTTTGGCATTGTAGCACTCGAAGCTATTGCAAAAAATATACCTGTTATTATTTCTAAACAATCTGGTGTTTCTGAAGTGCTCAATCATGCCATGAAAGTTGACTTTTGGGACACAGATCTCATGGCTGATAGAATATTAAGTATTTTAAAGTATAAACCCATTCGCAATGAACTTGTTGAAAACTCATTAAAAGATCTATCACAAAGAACTTGGAAACACTCAGCTCAAACACTTATAAACGCATACAGTGATTTTCATTGAAAGGAAATAAAATGGTTGCTTTGTGTTTTTACTTCGAAGTGCATCAGCCTTTTCGTATTAATCATTATAGAATAAAAGATATTGGTGAGCATAAAAATTACTTTAATTCTGAATCCAATAAAGTCATCTTCGAAAAAGTCGCCAGAAAATGTTATTGGCCTGCAGGTTTATTAATTGCCTCACTGCTAAAGCGATATCCAACCAGTTTTAAAGTAACATTCTCATTGTCAGGAACTTTTTTAGCCCAGTGTGAAGAATATGATCCTAAATTACTTGAACTATATCAAGATATATTATCACTCAAAAATGCAGAAATTATTTGTGAAACCTCTCATCACAGTTTGTCTGCTTTGATCGATGAACAAGAATTTTTTGCCCAAATTGATCTACACAAAAAAAATATTAAAAAACTTTTTGGTCGAGAAGTTACGGCATTCCGCAACACAGAGCTTATATATTCGAACGAAATTGGCAAACTGATAGATAAGGCTGGATTTAACACCTGCCTGGTTGAAGGATGGGATCCCTTTATTCCACAGGGTTGGAATCCTCACCACGTCTTTCATCATCCAGAAAAACAAAATTTAAAACTACTTCCAAAAAGTTATAAGCTTTCTGATGATTTAGCCTTTCGCTTTTCGAACCAAGGCTGGGACTCATGGCCGCTGACACCTGAAAAATATCATGCTTGGTTTGAAAAACTTTTGGATGGCACCCATGAATTTGTTGGTTTATTTATGGATTACGAAACCTTTGGTGAGCATCAATGGGCTGACACGGGTATTTTTGAATTCATCGAAAACTTTATCAGCAATATGACACAAGACAAACGTTTTGAATTTTTAACTGTCTCTGAAGTTTCACAAAAATTTTCTGCCCAGACAGCCCTGAATATCGACAGACCTTTAAGCTGGGCAGACACAGAGCGTGATATATCCGCTTGGCTTGGGAATCGCATACAAGAAGATGCTTTCGCAAAAGTATACAACTTAAAGAAACAGATAAGTGATCTTAAAGACGATCTATTAACAGAAGAATGGAGAAGGCTTCTGACAAGTGACCACTTTTATTATATGTGTATAAAATGGTCGAATGATGGCGATGTTCATAAGTATTTTAGTCCATTTGAAAGTCCATACGAGGCTTATTTAGACTATGTCAATATTTTAGAAGATTTTGAATTAAAATGTGCCGAAAAAATAAAAGAGAAAGAACTAACAAAAAATGATGTGTTAATTCAAACACATGGACAAATCAGAGAGAATGCAGCATGTCTGAAAACTATTCAAGCATCGTCGCCTCAGACAATATCCTCGCCTGTCTTGGTGAAGATGGACAACTAAAAGGACTTTTTTGGCCCTTTAAAGATGCACACCATTCCCATCTCGATTTCTCAATTTGTGGATTAGCTATAGATGGCGAAAGCATTTGGTTGGATAAAATTCGTGATAAACTCAGAATATCTTTTTTTCCGAAAGAAAATGCCTTAGTTGTTCATTGGAATATCCAACATCCACGCTTCCAAAATATTGAAATTATAAAAAAAGTCATTCCAAATGGTTCTGCTTTAATAGAGCAGTGGTCTTTTGAAATTCCAATAGAATTTGCTGACAAAAAAATCCAACTTTGGCTTCTATCAAGTTGGAAAATGCATAACGAAAAAAGATTTCAAGCTGTATATTCAGAAACCGGTGAAGATCTTATTTTTGCTTACAATGGAAATTATTGGGTTGGAATTGCGGCTTGTAACGACTCACAGTTCTCACACTTCCAATATGTCCGAGCCATACAAGCACAAAATAACACAGCAATGGGAGAAATGATCGATCTTTTTTTGCGCGATCCCAATCACTTTCGTAGAATTGAAATGGGTCTTGCCTATGCGGCTGCATGCACTCAACCGCTCACTCTTACGCAGTCAATAGATAATAATAATATATTTACTGCAAAGATCTCAATTATCTATGAATTTGGATTTCAACAAGAAGAAGTAGAGCAAAAATTTGCTCTATATTTAGACAATGATCCATCTATAAATATTCCGAACGAAACAATAAATAAAAATAAAATCGATCATCAGCGCCGAAACATAATAAACAATTTAGAAATAAAGAAACAACATTTAAAAGAAGTTTCTCTTTCTGTGCTAAAATCATTAACGGATCAAAATGGTGGCATTCTTGCTGCGCCTGAATGTGATTCTGATTTTAAACACAGCGGTGGGTATGGGTTTATTTGGCCACGAGATGCAGCATTTTGTGCGCTGAGTCTCATAAAATGTGGATACAGAGACGCCGCGCGTCCTATACTGCAATTCTTATGCCAAATACAAAGTCAAAGTGGGGATTATTTTCAACGTTTTGATTCTCAAGGAAACAAAGCACCCAGTTGGTGCGAATTGCAAGCGGATCAAATAGGTCTTGTTATTGTTGCATTGCTTGAATTTATTCGCAATGAAAAAAATGACAAATTTTTACTTTGCATTAAAAAGGGTATCCAAAAATTAATTAATGACTTCAATGAAAAGGGTTCCCTACAAAATAGTTTTGACCTTTGGGAGGAATTTTATGGCTTACATTTTTATTCACATATTTGTGCACACTCTGCTTTAGTAAATGCATTACCTCATTTTCCTGATCTCAAAGAAGAAATTAAAAACTCAATTAAAAACTGCGAAAACTTCTGTTACAATCACTTATATGTAACGAAACAAAAGCGTTTTGCTCGCGGAGTTGATCCTCGTAATAATCGCGATCTCAGAGCAGATATCTCCCTTTTATCATGTATATTTCCTTTTAATGAATTTCCAATAGAAGACTCTCTCAAAATATCTATTTTCGAATTTTGTTATGATAAGCTTTCAACAAAAATGGGGGCTTTGCGCTATGAAAATGACCTTTATATGGGAGGAAATAGCTGGATTCTCTCTGGCTTTTGGCTAGCACAAGCCGCACTTTCGCTTGCCCATTTAAAGCCTGAATTTCAGAAAATAGCTCAGGATATCTTTGAAAAAACACTCAATCTAAGTAATGAAGCTGGTTATTTTCCAGAACAAATACATTCTGTAACTGGAAAACACCTCTGGGTTGTGCCTCTCGCTTGGAGTCATGCTTTTTATTTATGGACAAATGAAAATTTTAAAAAAAGCCAATAATATGTCAATTATTTGAAAAATAATTTCATTTTTTATTATATATTTAATTTAGACTAGTTCATATCGAGGAAATTAATATGGAAAATAATCCAACCGTGTCAAATGAAGAATTAAGGATGCAGGAACTAAATAATTATTATGTTTTAGACACCCCCCCTGATTTTAATCTTGATAGTTTGACAAAAATAGCCTCGCGCATTTGTCATACTCCAATCGCTCTCATTTCTTTAATTGATGAAAACAGACAATGGTTCAAATCAAAAGTTGGTCTTGCTGTTGACGAAACACCAAGGGAAATATCATTCTGCACCCACGCCATTCAACAAGACGATGTCTTTATCGTCTCAAATCCAACAGAAGATCCCCGTTTTAAAGACAACCCTTTAGTAACAGGGGAGCCTTATATCCGCTATTATGCGGGAATGCCGCTCAAGTCTCATAACGGTTACAATGTTGGAACTATTTGTGTAATCGATCAAAAACCTAATTATTTAGATGATGATAAGATTGAACTTCTTCGTACATTATCAAAACAAGTAGTAAACTATTTTGAAATTTATAAGAAAAATAGAGAGCTCATTCTTTTAAGAAAATCAATTATTCATGATGAAAAAATGAAATCTGTTATTAATATCAGCTCTGGCATTTCACAAGAAATAAATAACCCATTATCAATAATTTTAGGCCGAATTTATTTATTAGAAAGTAAACTTAAAAGCGATCATGCTTTTGAACAGCAAGATGCTTTAAAAGATTTAAATTCCATCCTGAATGCAAGCAAACGTATTTCATATATTATTAATTCACTATGTGATTTTTCAATGGTTTCTGATTTTGAAGAAATCAAAGTCCGAGAGTTTTCAGAAATTTTAAACCAAGTTCTCATTCTTTGCGAAACAAAAATAATAAACAGTGGAATTTATTTAGTAATCGATGAAATCCCAAGTGTTAAACTGAAATGCAGACCGATTAATTTAGCACACGCTTTTTATAATGTTATTATGAATGCTTATGAAACTGTCTTAGAGCAAGAGGAGAAATGGATCAATATTAAAATGTCTTGCTTAGAAACCGATAATAAAAACAATCTTATCGTTCGTATATTAAATAGTGGGACAGGCTTGCATCCAAATATCAAAAAGAATCTTATGAACCCTCTTTTTCCAACCCATTTATTGGAAGCCTCCATGGGAATTGACTTAAATTTAGCAAAGTGGATCATTTCGGATTGTAACGGTAACCTCATTCACGATGATCTCAACGAGAAGTCTACATTCATCATTCAGCTTCCAGTATACTTAGAAGAATAAACGAAAGTTTATTCACATTTTTTTCCACACTCTGCACAACAATAGCAACCAATGCGAAAAATCCTATCTCCTTTATACGAAAAATTAAAATAATGCTTTACTGTATAAAATGGATTTTCTCTTTGTTCCTCTAGATTCATTTCTGTTACTTTAAGTGTATCTTTCGTATAAGTCATAACAGCATCATCCAAATAGAGTTTCAGAATACTATCTCCGCTGCGCTCAAATACTAAATGCTTATTATTGTTCATTTCAAGACGAATTTCTGCTGGAGTCCATTTTTTTTTATAGTGAAAACTCTCTCCGCACTTTTTTTCACACACACTGCATGTATTGTTAATTTTTTTTGCTAATATAGGATTGTTAAATATAATTAACATAAATAAATATGAAAAAAATCTAGACATTTTTATATCCATGGATAAAGTTAAACGCAGTTAATACTCTTTTTTAAAAACATCAACAGATTCAATTCCTTTTATTTTATGCCATTCAATACTCGGTTTAAGATAATTTCTTTCAAAAATATTTACTATTTGTTGATCAAGTTCTTTTGGAAATGGATAAAAACCAGCAAATGGAAACATTTTATCAAGGAGTAGATATACAGATAAGTTCTGAGCATAAAATATAGGATCTATGTATTCCATGACAAAAGGATGCTCAAGAATGTAATTAATCGGTTTTTTATTTGCCAGAATTCTTTCTTCAGGAAAATAATCGCCAAATTCATCGGCACCGCCCATATCAACTAAATATGCATCAGAAAAATCACTGGGATTTAATTTATATTCTTTCGAAATTAAATTATTTATTCCTGTGGAACACACGACACAAAAAGCTTTTTTTAGAGTTAATTTTATTTTCTCTACTTCTTTGCTATCGATAAAAGCCGCAGAGTAATACCGAGCCATTTCAAAAGCCATAGCTTTATTGTCAATGATTGTTATTTTTGCCTTTTTCTTTGTTAGTACTTCCAATATTCCAGATCCTAACTTTCCACAGCCAATTAAAACAACATTTTTATTATTTAAATCTTCACCAGTGATAGATTTAAAAGCTTGGACAAATAATTCACTTGTACCGTATTTGCATTCTATAATTTTTGTCTGAGTGTCATCGAGTGAAATAACAGGATAATCTAAATGAATTTTTTTATAGATTTCACCGCCCAACTGAGAAAATTCAACTGTTCCAATTTTAGGTGTGCCTGCTTGCAAGAGACGCGCATTATAATCGAGAAAAATATCATAATCTTTATTTAAATAATTAAAATCGCGCACATATTTAATAGAACTTTTATTTATTAAATCTTCTACTTCTGGATGATCCGATAAACTGGGGTAACCAGTCATTGTCAGAGAAGCGCCAGCAAGGGCGAGAGGCTCAACTTTACATAAACTCTCATATGTTAAAGGAGCACAATGCAAGATACGAATGCCAGCTAGAGGCTTTTTTGCATAAACTTCTTCCGCATCTTTATATAAAAAATATGTTCTTTTTCTCAATTCATCTATTTTAATTGAGTTGAAAATGTATTCCATGCTGTATTGCCTCCAATCTTTCTTTCACTTTAACCGTTAAGTTAAAGTGAAAGACGGTCGAAGGCAATACAGTTTATTAGATATAAAGAATTGATCACTTTTGCCATTTAATAACCCAAAAACTTTTTTGCAAAATCAAATGGCTGTTGAGTTAGAATCCCACTGCAAACACCTGAAACAGTGCCACTCTCACATGCATGATCGCGATTTAAACTCCAGAACGAAAGTAAACCAATTCCTTTCGTTTGAGCATAAATATAAACTTGGGAAGCATCGTCGAGAGTAAAAACTTCAGGACGCACATCATTGTAACCAATCATAGGAGTGATTCCAATTTTATTATAAAGCACAGCTGAACTTGCATGCGGATAAATTGGAGTAATTTGTTTATGCAAGCTTTCTGCTGCAAGAATAGCATTGTCACCCATTCTATTTGGCGGAAAATTCGATCCATAATCCATTGTCATAATATTAATTCTATCGACAACGACTTTATTTGTATTTGCATTTTTTAATAAATGAATACTGTTATTGAGTATTCCTGTTGGCAAGACAGGCAGAGTATAAGAAATTTTTACATCAGCATATTTTGGATTACTTAACAATACTGCGATAGCTTTGTTTCTTAAATCCACTTGACTTATATTTGAAATTGCAGATCCTTCTATATCAAAATCCAAATAGCGAATATTATATTTATCAATGAATTTTTCATAAGCTTTAGCTAAAGTAACTTCTTTATTTTCTCCAGCCACATTACAATTGTTTCCCATAAATTGTTCTTCTATATAGGGACCATTTGCCCCTCCCAAAGAAGCTATCACACGCCCACCGATTGCTTGAAATGCACTTATCTGTCCATTTAAGTTGGCATTGTAATTTTGCGAATAAAAATCGCAACCACATTTTCCGTCACTTAAAACAAAAGCAAGTGTAACGTTATATATTCCAATTGGAATGAGATCGGATAATTTAGAAAAAGGATACAACCATCCACTTGGTTTTGGTTGCGTTGGATCGGTTAAAGCGCTGGTTTCAATATAGGGAAAGAATATTTTATTGGCTGCTAATTCTTTTGCAGAAAATGCCACATTTACAGTTTGGTTTTCTGCTAAGGTTACAGGATTTGGCTCTGCAGTGATCACAAATATTTTGCCATTACTGTTAACAGGTGGGATAGAAATAAAATACTTTCCGACTAAAGTTTTCGCGGTTAAATCTGTTTCGTTAATTACGATATCTTGTGAATTATCATCATTATTCAAATAAGCAGTAAAGATATATCCTGTTGGATTTGTAAACTTTAACACACCATAAGTCGGCACTGGGGGGGGAGGGGGATTTGCACCAGTATAAAGAGCAATGTGTGTTGCTGCTGTTTTACCAGAGTACTCGAGTATAAGTGTGTCACCCTTATTTAAAATATGACTGTCATTTGTAGTTGGTTTGTATATATATCCTTCCGGTATATTTATAAAATCCATCCAGCCACCAGGGAACGTTCCCCAAGGAGTACCCGTATGATCTCCTTTAAAAGCTATGCTCCCCCCCGCAGTGAAATCGATAGAACATTTTGCTAAAATACTTATTGTTGAATTTGCTTCCAATGCATTTCTTGATACAGCATTATAACATTCAGGAGGAACAAATTGTTGGGCAAATGATGAAGCTGATACAACAAAAGGAATAAATTGCAAAAAATTCATAATATTCTCCATGTATTTAAATTTTTTTTCTTTATTCAATATAGACATCAGAACATGAATAAAAAGCCTCTGGACTATCCGACCTTTGCCAAATATTATAAATGAGATATTTTCCTTTTTTATTCTGTGGTAAATCACAATTCATATAATATCTTTGATTTATTAAATTAATCTTACTTATTGTGCAAAAAGGTTCGTCTTCTAAGTCAGACCATTTCAAGGGCTGTGAATAATCGTATGAGTCCTTTGTAATATAAAATTTAAAATATTTTGTTGCATGTGGTGCTGCAGCTAAGTAAACAAAAGTGAATTTATCATTAATGGATTTTATGAGTGAAGTGTTCCAGTCAGACCGATTTAAATCGAGCCCTGTAAACATCGAATTGCCACCGCCACATAAATGTCCATCAGGAACAACTTGTTTATGCTTGCCATTAGCATTTGCCTGATTAATTCCATTCCAATTATAAAGTGGGCCTGTTCCACTTTCCTCAACTACGGCTTTACAAGCAGCAGATTTTAAATCTTCAGGATCTTCTTTATAACAGCTGTAGACTCGACTGATTGGATACTCTATTGTTCCATGGGCAACACAGTGCAGTGGAACTATAGAAAATGATAAGGCAACAAGCCTCAAGAACACAACTCTTTGCGTGAAGTGTTTCATCATCATTTACTCCCAAATTTATTCAGTTTTAGATAAACGGTTACTCAGATATGCTTAGAAACTTTTATCAATCCTCCATATTTAATTTTATTGTGAAATTTAGAAAACGAACAAAAGACAAGTATTTTTTATAATACAAACTTATTATTTTTTAACAAATAGACTGTGTCTGAATTTTGACGAAAAAATTTGATTTTGTTAGGAAAAATATTAAGAAAAACAACAAATACAATCGACTAAAAATTTCAAAATATTTTTTCATTGCCAATTCATTTATTTTTGCGAAAATTCCTGTTTTTTTAAGAATGCATTCTCTGCCATTTTTTTGTTAGAAAATAATTTCACAACTAACAATTTTTATTATAATTATGAATAATTCATAAGCTGTGAGGTAAAGCAGATGATGCTTCTAAAAATAAAAAGAATATTTAGATTTTTTATTCCTCTTTTATGTTTAATTTTTTTCAATTATCTTCAAGCAGCCACTAAAATAAGTTCTACTCTTAAAATAAATGCTGTTACCGAACATTATCCACCTTATAATATGATTGAAAATGAAAGTATAGTTGGTGTTTCAGCAGAAATCATGCAAGAGTTATTCAAACGAGCAAAAGTTAATTACACATTAAATATCTATCCTTGGGCGCATTCCTATAAATTGGCGCTAGAAGAACCCAATACTGTGGTTTTTGCCACATCACGCACACCTGAAAGAGAAAAACTGTTCAAATGGGTAGGCCCCATCGGTGAAAGCAATTGGGTTTTTTTTGCGAAAGAAGGCTCTACCATAAAAATAAATACACTTGATGAAGCAAAGAAACATCGGGTGGGCGGTTACAATGACGATGCCACCGCAGATTATCTTAAGAAAAATGGCTTTATCCCTGGTAAATCGCTCATTCTTGCCAATAACGAAGTGCAAAATGCTTTTAAACTGGAAGCAGGCAGGATCGATCTCTGGGCCACAGGCGCTTTGCTTGGCCCTTATATCAGCAAATCGGAAAAAACAGGAAAAATTGTTGAGGTTTTTACAATTAAAAAAAGTGAACTTTATGCCGCTTTCAATAAAAGAACGGATGACGCCCTTATTAAGAAACTCAATGACCTGCTCATTCAAATGAATAAAGACAAAACTATTGAAAAGATAAATAAAAAATACAAATAAGGATTCTCGCTGAAGCATCGCTCTTTGCCAATATCCCTTGAATCACAACACAAATACAGGTAAGTAACACAAGCTTGTCATGGACTATGACAAAAGGCTTTTTGTGTTTTTTGGGGGTTATTTATTATGCGTTCTTTAAATTATGATGTGGTGGTAGTTGGAGGAGGTCATGCTGGATGTGAAGCAGCTCTTGCTTCTGCACGTATGAAAAAGAAAACACTTCTTATTTCAATGAGCATC is a genomic window containing:
- a CDS encoding glycoside hydrolase family 15 protein, which produces MSENYSSIVASDNILACLGEDGQLKGLFWPFKDAHHSHLDFSICGLAIDGESIWLDKIRDKLRISFFPKENALVVHWNIQHPRFQNIEIIKKVIPNGSALIEQWSFEIPIEFADKKIQLWLLSSWKMHNEKRFQAVYSETGEDLIFAYNGNYWVGIAACNDSQFSHFQYVRAIQAQNNTAMGEMIDLFLRDPNHFRRIEMGLAYAAACTQPLTLTQSIDNNNIFTAKISIIYEFGFQQEEVEQKFALYLDNDPSINIPNETINKNKIDHQRRNIINNLEIKKQHLKEVSLSVLKSLTDQNGGILAAPECDSDFKHSGGYGFIWPRDAAFCALSLIKCGYRDAARPILQFLCQIQSQSGDYFQRFDSQGNKAPSWCELQADQIGLVIVALLEFIRNEKNDKFLLCIKKGIQKLINDFNEKGSLQNSFDLWEEFYGLHFYSHICAHSALVNALPHFPDLKEEIKNSIKNCENFCYNHLYVTKQKRFARGVDPRNNRDLRADISLLSCIFPFNEFPIEDSLKISIFEFCYDKLSTKMGALRYENDLYMGGNSWILSGFWLAQAALSLAHLKPEFQKIAQDIFEKTLNLSNEAGYFPEQIHSVTGKHLWVVPLAWSHAFYLWTNENFKKSQ
- a CDS encoding GAF domain-containing sensor histidine kinase, whose protein sequence is MENNPTVSNEELRMQELNNYYVLDTPPDFNLDSLTKIASRICHTPIALISLIDENRQWFKSKVGLAVDETPREISFCTHAIQQDDVFIVSNPTEDPRFKDNPLVTGEPYIRYYAGMPLKSHNGYNVGTICVIDQKPNYLDDDKIELLRTLSKQVVNYFEIYKKNRELILLRKSIIHDEKMKSVINISSGISQEINNPLSIILGRIYLLESKLKSDHAFEQQDALKDLNSILNASKRISYIINSLCDFSMVSDFEEIKVREFSEILNQVLILCETKIINSGIYLVIDEIPSVKLKCRPINLAHAFYNVIMNAYETVLEQEEKWINIKMSCLETDNKNNLIVRILNSGTGLHPNIKKNLMNPLFPTHLLEASMGIDLNLAKWIISDCNGNLIHDDLNEKSTFIIQLPVYLEE
- a CDS encoding NAD(P)-dependent oxidoreductase, which translates into the protein MEYIFNSIKIDELRKRTYFLYKDAEEVYAKKPLAGIRILHCAPLTYESLCKVEPLALAGASLTMTGYPSLSDHPEVEDLINKSSIKYVRDFNYLNKDYDIFLDYNARLLQAGTPKIGTVEFSQLGGEIYKKIHLDYPVISLDDTQTKIIECKYGTSELFVQAFKSITGEDLNNKNVVLIGCGKLGSGILEVLTKKKAKITIIDNKAMAFEMARYYSAAFIDSKEVEKIKLTLKKAFCVVCSTGINNLISKEYKLNPSDFSDAYLVDMGGADEFGDYFPEERILANKKPINYILEHPFVMEYIDPIFYAQNLSVYLLLDKMFPFAGFYPFPKELDQQIVNIFERNYLKPSIEWHKIKGIESVDVFKKEY
- a CDS encoding chitinase, yielding MNFLQFIPFVVSASSFAQQFVPPECYNAVSRNALEANSTISILAKCSIDFTAGGSIAFKGDHTGTPWGTFPGGWMDFINIPEGYIYKPTTNDSHILNKGDTLILEYSGKTAATHIALYTGANPPPPPVPTYGVLKFTNPTGYIFTAYLNNDDNSQDIVINETDLTAKTLVGKYFISIPPVNSNGKIFVITAEPNPVTLAENQTVNVAFSAKELAANKIFFPYIETSALTDPTQPKPSGWLYPFSKLSDLIPIGIYNVTLAFVLSDGKCGCDFYSQNYNANLNGQISAFQAIGGRVIASLGGANGPYIEEQFMGNNCNVAGENKEVTLAKAYEKFIDKYNIRYLDFDIEGSAISNISQVDLRNKAIAVLLSNPKYADVKISYTLPVLPTGILNNSIHLLKNANTNKVVVDRINIMTMDYGSNFPPNRMGDNAILAAESLHKQITPIYPHASSAVLYNKIGITPMIGYNDVRPEVFTLDDASQVYIYAQTKGIGLLSFWSLNRDHACESGTVSGVCSGILTQQPFDFAKKFLGY
- a CDS encoding lytic polysaccharide monooxygenase auxiliary activity family 9 protein; the encoded protein is MMKHFTQRVVFLRLVALSFSIVPLHCVAHGTIEYPISRVYSCYKEDPEDLKSAACKAVVEESGTGPLYNWNGINQANANGKHKQVVPDGHLCGGGNSMFTGLDLNRSDWNTSLIKSINDKFTFVYLAAAPHATKYFKFYITKDSYDYSQPLKWSDLEDEPFCTISKINLINQRYYMNCDLPQNKKGKYLIYNIWQRSDSPEAFYSCSDVYIE